A genomic stretch from Falco naumanni isolate bFalNau1 chromosome 4, bFalNau1.pat, whole genome shotgun sequence includes:
- the ANO10 gene encoding anoctamin-10 isoform X1, whose protein sequence is MEPAAGVSAQKMAESWSFLDNFEPNFTPLVVIELAKGTKEETIEWFTKRIVDKKANGGAQLLVKPLVMENGDENIYLVGASHLRLLLGAETVGLVKECNDNSMRTFTYSSRKTFKYFADDNHNFLTMAECQYIIKHELENLRAKDEKMIPGYPQAKLYPGKSIVRRLLTSGILVQIFPLHDREELKKLRHSWYGRVKVGYQPLDEIRCYFGETIALYFGFLEYFTFALIPMAVIGIPYYVFAWEDYDKYVMFATFNLLWSTVILEVWKRICAIMTYRWGTLLMKRQFEEPRPGFHGVLGINPVTGREEPVYSSIKRQMRIYLVSLPFVCLCLYFSLYVMMIYFDLEQWALDYHEENESNFSSLMLFVPSIIYAVVIEIMNRIYRYAAEFLTSWENHRLESSYQNHLVLKVLVFNFLNCFASLFYIAFVLFDMKLLRQSLATLLITSQILNQFAESLLPYWLQKRHKKRIKKRMCSLKTDTDLSLVEQINLEKEMGTYFGTFDDYLELFLQFGYVSLFSCVYPLAAVFAVLNNITEIYSDALKMCRVYKRPFAEPTANIGVWQLAFETMSVISVVTNCILIGMSPQVNALFPDSKMDLILTVALVEHLLLAIKFIMAFVIPDKPKHIQIKLAKLEFESLEALKQQQMKLAAESLKE, encoded by the exons ATGGAGCCGGCGGCCGGCG TGAGCGCTCAAAAGATGGCGGAAAGCTGGTCTTTCTTGGATAATTTTGAACCTAACTTCACGCCCCTGGTAGTAATTGAGCTTGCAAAAGGCACCAAAGAGGAAACCATAGAATGGTTCACTAAACGAATTGTGgacaaaaaagcaaatggag gtgCACAGCTGCTGGTTAAACCATTGGTCATGGAAAATGgagatgaaaatatttatctcGTTGGAGCTTCCCACTTAAGGCTGTTGCTGGGAGCTGAAACTGTGGGTTTGGTGAAGGAATGTAATGATAACTCAATGAGAACTTTTACATACAGCAGTAGaaaaactttcaaatattttgcag ATGACAATCACAATTTCCTTACAATGGCAGAATGTCAGTATATCATCAAGCATGAACTCGAAAATTTGAGAgctaaagatgaaaaaatgatCCCAGGATATCCTCAGGCAAAGCTGTATCCAGGAAAATCAATTG TGAGAAGATTATTGACCAGTGGTATTCTAGTGCAGATTTTCCCACTGCATGATAGAGAAGAGTTGAAAAAGCTCCGTCACAGCTGGTATGGCCGAGTGAAAGTTGGCTATCAACCTTTAG atgaGATACGCTGCTACTTTGGTGAAACCATTGCTCTCTACTTTGGCTTCTTAGAGTACTTCACATTTGCCTTGATTCCAATGGCTGTCATAGGGATTCCTTATTATGTATTTGCATGGGAAGACTATGACAAATATGTGATGTTTGCCACATTCAATCTGCTCTGGTCTACTGTGATACTGGAAGTTTGGAAGCGGATTTGTGCCATCATGACATATCGCTGGGGGACACTGTTGATGAAACGACAGTTTGAAGAACCAAGACCAGGCTTTCATGGTGTTCTGGGTATCAATCCTGTCACTGGGAGGGAGGAACCAGTGTATTCAAGTATTAAGAGACAGATGAGGATTTATCTGGTGTCCTTACCATTTGTGTGCCTTTGCCTCTACTTCTCACTTTATGTGATGATGATTTACTTTGATTTGGAACAGTGGGCTCTGGATTATCATGAAGAGAATGAGTCTAACTTCAGCAGCTTGATGCTGTTTGTGCCCAGTATCATATATGCTGTTGTGATTGAAATTATGAACCGTATCTATCGGTATGCTGCGGAATTTTTAACATCATGGG AAAATCACAGGCTGGAATCTTCGTATCAGAATCATTTGGTACTGAAGGTTTTAGTG TTCAACTTCTTAAATTGTTTTGCATCTCTTTTCTACATTGCTTTTGTGCTGTTTGACATGAAGCTTTTGAGGCAG aGCTTGGCCACTTTGCTGATAACTTCGCAGATCCTTAATCAGTTTGCAGAATCCTTGCTTCCTTACTGGCTCCAAAAGCGACATAAGAAGAGGATCAAGAAACGCATGTGTTCTCTGAAAACAGATACGGACCTGTCATTAGTCGAACAAATCAACTTGGAGAAAGAAATGGGCACCTATTTT GGTACTTTTGATGATTATCTGGAGTTGTTCTTACAGTTTGGCTATGTGAGTCTTTTCTCATGTGTTTATCCACTGGCAGCCGTCTTTGCAGTGTTAAACAACATCACAGAGATATATTCTGATGCTTTAAAGATGTGTAGAGTTTACAAGCGTCCATTTGCAGAACCCACAGCAAATATTGGTGTTTGGCAG ttggcTTTTGAAACTATGAGTGTGATATCTGTTGTTACTAATTGCATACTGATTGGAATGTCTCCACAAGTGAATGCCCTTTTCCCAGACTCAAAAATGGACCTTATTCTGACTGTGGCACTGGTAGAG
- the ANO10 gene encoding anoctamin-10 isoform X2, which produces MAESWSFLDNFEPNFTPLVVIELAKGTKEETIEWFTKRIVDKKANGGAQLLVKPLVMENGDENIYLVGASHLRLLLGAETVGLVKECNDNSMRTFTYSSRKTFKYFADDNHNFLTMAECQYIIKHELENLRAKDEKMIPGYPQAKLYPGKSIVRRLLTSGILVQIFPLHDREELKKLRHSWYGRVKVGYQPLDEIRCYFGETIALYFGFLEYFTFALIPMAVIGIPYYVFAWEDYDKYVMFATFNLLWSTVILEVWKRICAIMTYRWGTLLMKRQFEEPRPGFHGVLGINPVTGREEPVYSSIKRQMRIYLVSLPFVCLCLYFSLYVMMIYFDLEQWALDYHEENESNFSSLMLFVPSIIYAVVIEIMNRIYRYAAEFLTSWENHRLESSYQNHLVLKVLVFNFLNCFASLFYIAFVLFDMKLLRQSLATLLITSQILNQFAESLLPYWLQKRHKKRIKKRMCSLKTDTDLSLVEQINLEKEMGTYFGTFDDYLELFLQFGYVSLFSCVYPLAAVFAVLNNITEIYSDALKMCRVYKRPFAEPTANIGVWQLAFETMSVISVVTNCILIGMSPQVNALFPDSKMDLILTVALVEHLLLAIKFIMAFVIPDKPKHIQIKLAKLEFESLEALKQQQMKLAAESLKE; this is translated from the exons ATGGCGGAAAGCTGGTCTTTCTTGGATAATTTTGAACCTAACTTCACGCCCCTGGTAGTAATTGAGCTTGCAAAAGGCACCAAAGAGGAAACCATAGAATGGTTCACTAAACGAATTGTGgacaaaaaagcaaatggag gtgCACAGCTGCTGGTTAAACCATTGGTCATGGAAAATGgagatgaaaatatttatctcGTTGGAGCTTCCCACTTAAGGCTGTTGCTGGGAGCTGAAACTGTGGGTTTGGTGAAGGAATGTAATGATAACTCAATGAGAACTTTTACATACAGCAGTAGaaaaactttcaaatattttgcag ATGACAATCACAATTTCCTTACAATGGCAGAATGTCAGTATATCATCAAGCATGAACTCGAAAATTTGAGAgctaaagatgaaaaaatgatCCCAGGATATCCTCAGGCAAAGCTGTATCCAGGAAAATCAATTG TGAGAAGATTATTGACCAGTGGTATTCTAGTGCAGATTTTCCCACTGCATGATAGAGAAGAGTTGAAAAAGCTCCGTCACAGCTGGTATGGCCGAGTGAAAGTTGGCTATCAACCTTTAG atgaGATACGCTGCTACTTTGGTGAAACCATTGCTCTCTACTTTGGCTTCTTAGAGTACTTCACATTTGCCTTGATTCCAATGGCTGTCATAGGGATTCCTTATTATGTATTTGCATGGGAAGACTATGACAAATATGTGATGTTTGCCACATTCAATCTGCTCTGGTCTACTGTGATACTGGAAGTTTGGAAGCGGATTTGTGCCATCATGACATATCGCTGGGGGACACTGTTGATGAAACGACAGTTTGAAGAACCAAGACCAGGCTTTCATGGTGTTCTGGGTATCAATCCTGTCACTGGGAGGGAGGAACCAGTGTATTCAAGTATTAAGAGACAGATGAGGATTTATCTGGTGTCCTTACCATTTGTGTGCCTTTGCCTCTACTTCTCACTTTATGTGATGATGATTTACTTTGATTTGGAACAGTGGGCTCTGGATTATCATGAAGAGAATGAGTCTAACTTCAGCAGCTTGATGCTGTTTGTGCCCAGTATCATATATGCTGTTGTGATTGAAATTATGAACCGTATCTATCGGTATGCTGCGGAATTTTTAACATCATGGG AAAATCACAGGCTGGAATCTTCGTATCAGAATCATTTGGTACTGAAGGTTTTAGTG TTCAACTTCTTAAATTGTTTTGCATCTCTTTTCTACATTGCTTTTGTGCTGTTTGACATGAAGCTTTTGAGGCAG aGCTTGGCCACTTTGCTGATAACTTCGCAGATCCTTAATCAGTTTGCAGAATCCTTGCTTCCTTACTGGCTCCAAAAGCGACATAAGAAGAGGATCAAGAAACGCATGTGTTCTCTGAAAACAGATACGGACCTGTCATTAGTCGAACAAATCAACTTGGAGAAAGAAATGGGCACCTATTTT GGTACTTTTGATGATTATCTGGAGTTGTTCTTACAGTTTGGCTATGTGAGTCTTTTCTCATGTGTTTATCCACTGGCAGCCGTCTTTGCAGTGTTAAACAACATCACAGAGATATATTCTGATGCTTTAAAGATGTGTAGAGTTTACAAGCGTCCATTTGCAGAACCCACAGCAAATATTGGTGTTTGGCAG ttggcTTTTGAAACTATGAGTGTGATATCTGTTGTTACTAATTGCATACTGATTGGAATGTCTCCACAAGTGAATGCCCTTTTCCCAGACTCAAAAATGGACCTTATTCTGACTGTGGCACTGGTAGAG